The following coding sequences lie in one Sinorhizobium fredii USDA 257 genomic window:
- the lptE gene encoding LPS assembly lipoprotein LptE, with translation MSSSEKAGLRLRFLGVLAGTLLLTALAGCQVRPLYSDGPTGATSVALASIEIAEADDRVEQEVRNALIFLASGGQGEPVNPQYHLALNVSHRTMGVLYDDAEDRANAGRIVVKADYNLTRTATGETVKAGYRSAVALADFPEQEFAKVRAVRDAENRAAKELAELIGADIAAALGR, from the coding sequence ATGTCGTCGTCTGAGAAAGCTGGCCTTCGTCTCCGGTTCCTGGGCGTGCTTGCCGGCACGTTACTGCTGACGGCGCTGGCCGGCTGCCAGGTCCGTCCGCTCTATTCCGACGGTCCGACCGGTGCGACCTCTGTGGCGCTTGCCTCCATCGAGATCGCGGAAGCGGACGATCGCGTCGAGCAGGAAGTCCGCAATGCATTGATCTTCCTGGCCTCGGGTGGCCAGGGCGAGCCGGTCAACCCGCAGTATCATCTCGCCCTCAATGTTTCGCACCGGACGATGGGTGTGCTTTACGACGATGCGGAGGACCGGGCGAACGCCGGCCGCATCGTCGTCAAGGCAGACTACAATCTGACGAGGACGGCAACAGGCGAGACGGTGAAGGCGGGCTATCGCTCGGCGGTCGCGCTCGCCGATTTCCCGGAACAGGAATTCGCAAAGGTTCGCGCCGTTCGCGACGCCGAGAATCGCGCCGCCAAGGAACTGGCGGAACTCATCGGGGCTGATATCGCCGCCGCTCTCGGCCGCTGA
- the holA gene encoding DNA polymerase III subunit delta, whose translation MSEVKSHEFDSFLNRGASNYRLFLLYGPDRGLVSERAAQLAGRCGVALDDPFAVVKLDATELQQGAGRVLDEVNAIGLFGGDKLVWIRGASSEKAIGEALQILADTPPPGSTLIIEAGDLKKGAALRKIGESSRAVASIACYSDDARSLHALVDKELSEADLRISPAARERLLEALGGDRMASRNEVRKLALYCRGKDMVDEEDVLAIVGDASAISVDDAVDAVLQGDVDALLHAMKKITTSKTPPFLVLQGCLRQFQQLDAMRAEMDTSRQSASQVVASLGRGLHFRRKPIVEAALKHWTTPAIRRELGRLQATIYQSRARQSLEESMVLQNLLAIAIQSAKR comes from the coding sequence ATGAGCGAGGTCAAATCGCACGAATTCGACAGCTTCCTCAACCGAGGCGCGTCGAACTACCGCCTTTTCCTGCTCTACGGCCCCGACCGTGGCCTCGTTTCCGAGCGTGCCGCCCAGCTTGCCGGCCGCTGCGGCGTCGCTCTCGATGACCCCTTTGCCGTCGTCAAGCTTGATGCAACGGAGTTGCAGCAGGGCGCCGGCAGGGTGCTCGACGAAGTCAATGCCATCGGGCTTTTCGGCGGCGATAAACTCGTCTGGATCCGCGGAGCCTCGAGCGAGAAGGCGATCGGCGAAGCCTTGCAGATTCTTGCCGACACGCCACCGCCCGGGAGCACGCTGATCATCGAGGCGGGCGACCTCAAGAAGGGCGCGGCGCTCAGGAAGATTGGCGAATCGTCGCGGGCCGTCGCCTCCATCGCCTGCTACAGCGACGACGCCCGCAGCCTGCATGCTCTCGTCGACAAGGAACTTTCGGAGGCGGATCTGCGCATAAGCCCGGCGGCACGCGAGCGTCTACTCGAAGCGCTCGGCGGCGACCGCATGGCCTCGCGGAACGAGGTGCGGAAGCTCGCACTCTATTGCCGTGGCAAGGATATGGTCGACGAAGAGGACGTCCTCGCCATTGTCGGCGACGCCAGCGCCATTTCCGTCGACGACGCGGTGGACGCGGTGCTGCAGGGCGACGTCGATGCACTGCTGCACGCCATGAAGAAGATCACCACCTCGAAAACGCCGCCCTTCCTGGTGCTCCAGGGCTGCCTCAGGCAGTTTCAGCAACTGGATGCGATGCGCGCCGAGATGGACACAAGCCGCCAGTCGGCGAGCCAGGTGGTTGCAAGCCTCGGCCGCGGCCTTCATTTCCGCCGCAAGCCGATTGTCGAGGCGGCGCTCAAGCACTGGACCACGCCGGCGATCCGGCGTGAACTGGGACGGCTCCAGGCAACAATTTACCAGAGCCGCGCGCGACAGAGCCTGGAAGAGAGTATGGTGCTGCAGAATCTCCTTGCGATCGCGATACAGTCGGCAAAGCGGTGA
- a CDS encoding ParB/RepB/Spo0J family partition protein: protein MNDDSSKRRLGRGLAALIGEMDQPLQSGTAPASQVNPDRRVPIEFVSRNPRNPRRQFDEAELQDLASSIRQHGIVQPVVVRTIGHERYEIIAGERRWRAAQLAGFTEIPVIVRDVDDRTALEIAIVENVQRSDLNPLEEALGYEQLIAEHGYTQNDLGDIIGKSRSHVANSLRLLKLPEPVRDMLSDGSLSAGHARALVPTSDPVALARSIVSKGLSVREAERMAQNDIKAQNDPNFAKSRQRDEKDADTLALERTLSDSLGLEVTVSHRASGGHLRIAYKTLDQLEEICRLLERR from the coding sequence ATGAACGACGACAGCTCCAAGAGGCGCCTCGGCCGCGGTTTGGCCGCCTTGATTGGCGAAATGGACCAGCCGTTGCAAAGTGGAACGGCGCCTGCAAGCCAGGTCAATCCCGACCGCCGCGTGCCAATCGAATTCGTCTCCCGGAACCCGCGCAACCCCCGTCGCCAATTCGACGAAGCGGAGTTGCAAGATCTGGCCAGTTCGATTCGCCAGCACGGCATCGTCCAGCCTGTCGTGGTTCGCACCATAGGTCATGAGCGTTACGAGATCATCGCCGGTGAGCGCCGCTGGCGGGCGGCGCAGCTTGCCGGCTTCACGGAAATACCGGTGATCGTGCGCGATGTGGACGATCGGACGGCCCTCGAGATCGCGATCGTTGAGAACGTCCAGCGTTCGGATCTCAATCCGCTGGAAGAGGCGCTTGGCTACGAGCAGCTGATCGCCGAACACGGCTATACGCAGAACGATCTCGGCGACATCATCGGCAAGAGCCGCAGCCATGTCGCCAACAGTTTGCGGCTTCTCAAATTGCCGGAACCGGTCCGCGACATGCTCTCCGACGGCAGCCTGTCGGCCGGCCATGCGCGCGCCCTCGTCCCGACCTCCGATCCGGTGGCGCTGGCACGCTCGATCGTCTCCAAGGGCCTGTCGGTGCGCGAAGCGGAGCGCATGGCCCAGAACGACATCAAGGCCCAGAACGATCCGAATTTCGCCAAGAGCCGGCAGCGCGATGAGAAGGATGCCGATACGCTGGCGCTGGAACGCACCCTGTCGGACAGCTTGGGGTTAGAGGTGACCGTCAGCCATAGGGCATCCGGAGGGCATCTGCGGATCGCCTATAAGACCCTCGATCAGCTCGAAGAGATTTGCCGGCTACTCGAGCGACGTTAG
- a CDS encoding ParA family protein: MFGPRNRIITIANQKGGVGKTTTAINLATALAAIGERVLIVDLDPQGNASTGLGIQRRDRHLSSYELMMGSHSIGEIARETAVPNLAIIPSTMDLLGVEMEISREADRVFRLRKALTAPEALAYSYILVDCPPSFNLLTMNAMAAAHSVLVPLQCEFFALEGLSQLLETVDQVRRTVNPSLDIQGIVLTMFDSRNNLAQQVVSDVRTHLGEKVYHTLIPRNVRVSEAPSYGKPAILYDLKCAGSQAYLQLASEVIQRERQRKAA, encoded by the coding sequence ATGTTTGGCCCAAGAAATCGGATCATCACCATTGCCAATCAGAAAGGCGGCGTCGGCAAGACGACGACCGCGATCAATCTAGCGACCGCACTGGCGGCTATCGGCGAAAGGGTTCTGATCGTCGACCTCGATCCGCAGGGAAACGCCAGCACCGGACTCGGCATTCAGCGTCGCGACAGGCACCTGTCTTCCTACGAGCTGATGATGGGCAGCCATTCCATTGGCGAGATTGCGCGCGAGACCGCGGTGCCAAACCTGGCGATCATCCCATCGACAATGGATCTGCTTGGCGTCGAAATGGAGATTTCGCGCGAAGCCGACCGGGTCTTCCGCCTGCGCAAGGCGCTGACCGCCCCGGAAGCGCTCGCCTATTCCTATATCTTGGTGGACTGCCCGCCGTCCTTCAACCTGTTAACGATGAACGCCATGGCCGCGGCGCATTCGGTGCTCGTGCCGCTGCAATGCGAGTTCTTTGCGCTGGAGGGTCTCAGTCAGCTGTTGGAGACGGTCGACCAGGTGCGTCGCACGGTGAATCCGAGCTTGGATATCCAGGGTATCGTGCTGACCATGTTCGACTCGCGCAACAATCTGGCACAGCAGGTGGTCAGCGATGTCCGGACCCACCTCGGCGAAAAGGTCTATCACACTTTGATTCCACGCAACGTGCGCGTTTCCGAGGCCCCGTCCTACGGCAAACCGGCGATTCTCTACGATCTCAAATGCGCCGGAAGCCAGGCCTATTTGCAATTGGCGTCAGAAGTTATCCAACGTGAGCGCCAGCGAAAGGCGGCGTAA
- the rsmG gene encoding 16S rRNA (guanine(527)-N(7))-methyltransferase RsmG, giving the protein MKASPAERMKALRVSRETLEKLEHFAVLFQKWAKSINLVAPSTLEDLWQRHIVDSLQIFHLSPSPKAWVDLGSGGGFPGVITAICLSEYSDGWVDLVESNNKKAAFLRIALNETGARGSVHPIRIEQAPSVIPRCDAVSARALSDLTQLLDYCTPWMLEETSNTVAFFHKGRDYQQEVDKAVSRFQFDLVKHASVVEPDSVVLEIANLSRRTK; this is encoded by the coding sequence ATGAAAGCGAGTCCTGCCGAGCGCATGAAAGCGCTGCGTGTTTCACGTGAAACGCTCGAAAAGCTGGAGCATTTCGCTGTGCTTTTTCAGAAGTGGGCGAAGTCGATTAACCTCGTTGCGCCATCCACGCTCGAAGACCTGTGGCAGCGCCACATCGTTGACAGCCTGCAGATTTTCCACCTTTCGCCTTCCCCAAAAGCCTGGGTCGATCTCGGCAGCGGCGGCGGCTTCCCCGGCGTGATCACCGCCATCTGCTTGTCGGAATATTCTGACGGCTGGGTGGATCTTGTCGAAAGCAACAACAAGAAGGCAGCCTTTCTTCGAATTGCCCTGAATGAAACCGGTGCGCGTGGATCGGTGCATCCGATTCGAATCGAGCAAGCTCCGTCTGTGATTCCCCGTTGCGATGCGGTTTCGGCTCGCGCGCTGTCCGATTTGACCCAGTTGCTCGACTATTGCACGCCCTGGATGCTCGAGGAGACGTCGAATACGGTCGCTTTCTTTCACAAAGGCCGGGATTATCAGCAGGAAGTCGACAAAGCCGTTAGTCGCTTTCAATTCGATCTGGTAAAACATGCAAGTGTCGTCGAGCCGGATTCGGTTGTGCTCGAGATTGCAAATCTTTCGCGTCGGACGAAGTGA
- the mnmG gene encoding tRNA uridine-5-carboxymethylaminomethyl(34) synthesis enzyme MnmG: protein MTSFDVIVIGGGHAGCEAASAAARLGARTALITHKKETIGVMSCNPAIGGLGKGHLVREIDALDGLMGRIADAAGIQFRLLNRRKGPAVRGPRTQADRRLYREAMQREIDATDNLTVIEGDAYDLLTEADVVAGVIMKDGRVFRTAAVVLTTGTFLKGLIHIGDRKIPAGRVGEEPSVGLSETLTRFGLRLGRLKTGTPARLDGRTIDWDRVGRQGPDEEPVPFSFMTDGIVNRQIDCGVTRTTDATHKVIADNIHRSAMYSGQIEGVGPRYCPSIEDKIVRFGERDGHQIFLEPEGLEDDTIYPNGISTSLPEDVQESFIRTIPGLESVSILQPGYAIEYDHVDPRELQLSLAVRKMPGLFLAGQINGTTGYEEAGAQGLVAGLNAGLAATGRESFVFSRTDSYIGVMIDDLTSRGITEPYRMFTSRAEYRLSLRADNADMRLTPVGVELGCVGEARRARFASWKGAYEEGRTLLQSLSITPNEGRRFGLKLNQDGQRRSAFEILSYPGQTIEALKPLWPQLEAIERCLGEALEIDAAYAVYMERQAADIAGIRREESAIIPDDFDYSDLPGLSNELKQKLAQQRPRNLAQAMKVDGMTPAAVSLLLSWLRRQERGVRPVAEPAAQ, encoded by the coding sequence ATGACAAGCTTTGATGTCATCGTGATTGGCGGCGGCCATGCCGGCTGCGAAGCCGCTTCGGCGGCGGCACGGCTGGGTGCGCGGACCGCGCTCATCACCCATAAGAAAGAGACAATCGGTGTAATGTCCTGCAACCCTGCCATTGGCGGCTTGGGAAAGGGCCATCTGGTCCGCGAGATTGACGCACTGGACGGGCTGATGGGTCGCATCGCCGATGCGGCCGGTATTCAGTTCCGGCTGCTTAACCGGCGCAAGGGACCGGCGGTCAGGGGACCACGCACGCAAGCGGATCGCAGGCTCTACCGCGAAGCTATGCAGCGGGAGATTGATGCAACCGACAATCTCACCGTGATCGAAGGAGACGCTTATGACCTCCTGACCGAAGCCGATGTGGTAGCCGGCGTGATCATGAAAGACGGCCGGGTGTTTCGCACCGCTGCGGTGGTACTGACGACCGGCACCTTTCTCAAGGGTCTGATTCACATCGGTGACCGCAAGATCCCGGCCGGCCGCGTCGGCGAGGAGCCGTCGGTCGGCCTTTCGGAGACGCTAACGCGCTTCGGCCTCAGACTTGGACGGTTGAAAACCGGTACGCCGGCGCGCTTGGATGGCCGGACAATCGACTGGGACCGCGTTGGCCGCCAGGGGCCGGACGAAGAGCCGGTGCCCTTCTCTTTCATGACCGACGGGATTGTCAACCGCCAGATCGATTGCGGCGTCACCCGGACGACGGACGCCACACACAAGGTCATTGCCGACAATATTCACCGCTCCGCCATGTATTCTGGCCAGATCGAGGGAGTTGGGCCACGCTATTGCCCGTCGATCGAGGACAAGATCGTCCGCTTCGGCGAACGGGATGGCCATCAGATCTTCCTTGAGCCGGAGGGGCTCGAGGATGACACCATTTACCCGAACGGCATTTCTACCTCCTTGCCGGAAGATGTGCAGGAATCGTTTATCCGCACCATTCCGGGTCTGGAAAGTGTGTCCATCCTCCAGCCAGGCTATGCCATCGAATATGACCATGTCGATCCGCGCGAGCTGCAGCTTTCGCTGGCGGTACGCAAGATGCCCGGCCTCTTCCTGGCGGGTCAGATCAACGGCACGACAGGCTATGAGGAAGCGGGAGCGCAGGGTCTCGTGGCCGGCCTGAACGCAGGGCTGGCGGCAACCGGGCGCGAGTCTTTCGTTTTCAGTCGGACGGATTCCTACATCGGCGTGATGATCGACGACCTGACGTCGCGCGGCATCACTGAGCCTTACCGGATGTTTACCTCCCGGGCGGAGTATCGGCTGTCGCTGAGGGCCGACAATGCCGATATGCGTTTGACCCCGGTCGGCGTCGAGTTGGGTTGCGTCGGAGAGGCGCGGCGGGCACGCTTTGCATCCTGGAAGGGCGCCTATGAAGAGGGTCGCACCCTTCTGCAGTCCCTGTCCATCACGCCGAACGAAGGCAGGCGGTTTGGCCTAAAACTTAACCAGGACGGGCAGCGGCGTTCGGCCTTCGAAATCCTCTCCTACCCGGGTCAGACGATCGAGGCGCTCAAGCCCTTGTGGCCGCAGCTCGAAGCGATCGAGCGCTGTCTCGGCGAGGCGTTGGAGATCGATGCGGCTTATGCCGTTTATATGGAGCGTCAGGCTGCGGACATCGCCGGTATCCGGCGGGAGGAGAGCGCGATAATTCCGGATGACTTCGATTATAGCGACTTGCCGGGGCTGTCGAACGAACTGAAGCAGAAGCTGGCACAGCAGCGGCCCCGCAACTTGGCCCAGGCGATGAAGGTCGATGGCATGACGCCCGCCGCTGTGTCGTTGCTGCTGTCGTGGCTAAGGCGGCAGGAGCGTGGTGTCAGGCCTGTGGCGGAGCCTGCGGCACAATGA
- the mnmE gene encoding tRNA uridine-5-carboxymethylaminomethyl(34) synthesis GTPase MnmE codes for MQFTDTIYALSSGALPAGVAVIRISGPATADALVRLCGALPKPRSASLRTIRTRNDEMLDSGLVIYFPAPASFTGEDCCELQVHGGRAVVHAILDALAGFEGLRHAEAGEFSRRAFQNGKMDLVEVEGLADLITAETEMQRRLALEQSSGGQSAVYQSWARRLTHARAMIEAELDFADEEDVPGSVSETIWADIEKLQGEIDAHIDQAGLAEIVRDGLKIVIAGEPNAGKSSLLNALAKRDIAIVTEIAGTTRDVLSVDLSLAGFSVKLFDTAGLRETEEIVEREGIRRAREVIGHADLILLLSEKPGDFVWSEPVGGDVPVLRVATKIDRKATTWSPEQADVFLSTKTGDGIADLLERIKAHLPDLAGRTALAMPSRKRHVDCLRQASAALASGLAAEGLDIQAEQLRLASDALGRITGRVDVENLLDVIFSEFCIGK; via the coding sequence ATGCAGTTCACGGATACCATATACGCGCTCTCCAGCGGCGCCCTACCCGCCGGCGTTGCCGTGATCCGCATCAGCGGACCGGCGACGGCCGATGCGCTTGTGCGCCTATGCGGTGCACTGCCGAAACCGCGCTCCGCCTCGCTCAGAACGATTCGGACTCGAAACGATGAGATGCTGGATAGCGGACTGGTGATCTACTTTCCCGCTCCGGCCTCGTTCACCGGCGAGGACTGCTGCGAGCTGCAGGTACATGGGGGGCGGGCCGTTGTGCACGCCATTCTCGATGCGCTCGCCGGGTTCGAAGGGTTGCGGCATGCCGAAGCCGGCGAGTTCTCGCGGCGCGCCTTCCAAAACGGCAAGATGGATCTCGTCGAGGTCGAGGGGTTAGCCGATCTGATCACTGCCGAGACGGAGATGCAGCGTCGTCTTGCCCTCGAGCAGTCCAGCGGCGGTCAATCGGCTGTCTACCAGAGTTGGGCTCGACGCCTGACGCATGCGCGCGCGATGATCGAGGCGGAACTCGACTTTGCCGATGAAGAGGATGTTCCCGGTTCCGTCAGCGAGACGATTTGGGCCGACATCGAGAAGCTTCAGGGGGAGATTGACGCGCATATCGACCAGGCCGGCCTTGCCGAGATTGTTCGCGACGGTCTGAAGATCGTCATTGCGGGCGAACCGAATGCCGGAAAATCGAGCTTACTCAATGCGCTCGCCAAGAGGGACATTGCGATCGTCACGGAGATTGCCGGGACGACTCGCGATGTTCTATCGGTTGACCTTTCCTTAGCCGGATTCTCCGTGAAGCTGTTTGACACCGCCGGACTTCGGGAAACCGAGGAAATCGTCGAGCGGGAAGGCATCCGCCGGGCGCGTGAGGTTATCGGGCACGCCGATTTGATCCTGCTGCTATCGGAGAAACCGGGCGACTTCGTCTGGAGCGAACCGGTCGGGGGTGATGTGCCGGTGCTTCGTGTCGCAACGAAGATCGACCGCAAGGCGACGACTTGGTCGCCCGAGCAGGCCGACGTGTTCCTATCGACGAAGACGGGCGACGGCATCGCCGATTTGCTGGAAAGGATAAAGGCACACCTTCCCGATCTGGCGGGCCGGACCGCACTTGCCATGCCGTCGCGGAAGCGCCATGTGGATTGCCTGAGACAGGCGAGCGCGGCGCTTGCGAGCGGCCTAGCCGCAGAGGGTCTCGACATCCAGGCGGAACAGCTTCGACTGGCAAGTGACGCCCTTGGGCGGATCACCGGCCGCGTCGATGTCGAGAATTTGCTCGACGTGATATTCTCGGAATTCTGCATCGGCAAATGA
- the rho gene encoding transcription termination factor Rho, with protein MAEMKLQDLKNKTPTDLLAFAEEVEVENASTMRKQELMFAILKNLATQEIEIIGEGVVEVLQDGFGFLRSANANYLPGPDDIYISPSQIRRFSLKTGDTVEGPIRGPKEGERYFALLKVNTINFDDPEKIRHKVHFDNLTPLYPNERFKMELEVPTSKDLSARVIDLVAPLGKGQRGLIVAPPRTGKTVLLQNIAHSITANHPECYLIVLLIDERPEEVTDMQRSVKGEVVSSTFDEPATRHVQVAEMVIEKAKRLVEHGRDVVILLDSVTRLGRAYNTVVPSSGKVLTGGVDANALQRPKRFFGAARNIEEGGSLTIIATALIDTGSRMDEVIFEEFKGTGNSEIVLDRKVADKRIFPAMDILKSGTRKEDLLVPRQDLQKIFVLRRILAPMGTTDAIEFLIDKLKQTKTNGDFFDSMNT; from the coding sequence ATGGCTGAAATGAAGCTTCAAGACCTCAAGAACAAGACGCCGACGGATCTCCTTGCCTTTGCCGAAGAGGTCGAGGTCGAGAACGCCAGCACCATGCGCAAGCAAGAGCTGATGTTCGCCATCCTCAAAAACCTGGCCACGCAAGAGATAGAAATCATCGGTGAAGGCGTTGTCGAGGTCCTTCAGGACGGATTTGGCTTTCTTCGATCGGCAAATGCAAACTACCTGCCCGGTCCGGACGACATCTACATTTCGCCATCGCAGATCCGCCGCTTTTCGTTGAAGACGGGCGATACGGTCGAAGGGCCGATACGCGGCCCGAAGGAAGGCGAGCGCTACTTCGCGCTGCTCAAGGTCAACACGATCAATTTCGACGATCCGGAAAAGATCCGCCACAAGGTTCACTTCGACAATCTGACGCCGCTCTACCCGAATGAGCGGTTCAAGATGGAACTTGAAGTACCGACCTCCAAGGACCTGTCCGCCCGCGTCATCGACCTCGTCGCTCCGCTCGGCAAGGGGCAGCGTGGCCTCATCGTCGCCCCGCCGCGTACCGGCAAGACGGTTCTCTTGCAGAACATCGCCCATTCGATCACCGCCAATCATCCGGAATGCTATCTGATCGTACTGTTGATCGACGAGCGGCCTGAAGAAGTGACCGACATGCAGCGTTCGGTGAAAGGCGAAGTCGTCTCCTCGACCTTCGACGAGCCGGCAACGCGCCACGTGCAGGTGGCCGAAATGGTCATCGAGAAGGCGAAGCGCCTCGTCGAGCATGGCCGTGATGTCGTCATTCTTCTCGACTCGGTCACCCGCCTCGGCCGTGCCTACAACACGGTCGTGCCGTCCTCCGGCAAGGTGCTGACCGGCGGCGTCGACGCCAATGCCCTGCAGCGTCCGAAGCGCTTCTTCGGTGCGGCTCGTAACATCGAGGAAGGCGGCTCGCTGACGATCATTGCCACGGCGCTGATCGACACCGGCAGCCGCATGGACGAAGTCATCTTCGAAGAGTTCAAGGGCACCGGCAACTCGGAAATCGTGCTCGACCGCAAGGTTGCCGACAAGCGCATCTTCCCGGCGATGGACATTCTGAAGTCCGGCACGCGCAAGGAAGACCTGCTGGTGCCGCGCCAGGATCTGCAGAAAATCTTCGTGCTGCGCCGCATTCTTGCACCGATGGGCACGACCGATGCGATCGAGTTCCTCATCGACAAGCTCAAGCAGACGAAGACAAACGGCGATTTCTTCGATTCGATGAACACCTGA
- the hemJ gene encoding protoporphyrinogen oxidase HemJ — protein sequence MIERQTDNAPGKRARLRAIAALSVFVALLAGLFVGRPGDLYLWIKALHIIAVISWIAGLLYLPRLFIYHTDALPGSVQSETFKTMERRLLKVIMNPAMMIAWVLGLYLAWSVYGFRGGWLHAKLFCVVLLTLVHVHFGRAVADFQRDANRKSARYWRLMNEAPTLLMILIVILAVVKPF from the coding sequence ATGATCGAGCGGCAGACGGATAACGCTCCCGGAAAGCGGGCGCGGCTTCGGGCGATTGCCGCGCTGTCCGTCTTCGTGGCTCTGCTGGCCGGGCTTTTCGTCGGGCGGCCGGGCGATCTCTATCTCTGGATCAAGGCGCTTCACATCATCGCGGTGATTTCTTGGATAGCGGGGCTCCTCTATCTGCCGCGGCTGTTCATCTATCACACCGATGCGCTGCCCGGTTCGGTGCAGTCCGAGACCTTCAAGACGATGGAGCGACGGCTGCTGAAGGTCATCATGAATCCGGCGATGATGATCGCCTGGGTCCTCGGCCTCTATCTTGCCTGGAGCGTCTACGGCTTCCGTGGCGGCTGGCTTCACGCGAAGCTCTTCTGCGTCGTGCTGTTGACGCTCGTGCACGTGCATTTCGGCCGGGCGGTGGCTGACTTTCAGCGGGACGCGAATCGGAAGAGCGCGCGCTACTGGAGGCTGATGAACGAGGCGCCGACCCTGTTGATGATCCTCATCGTCATCCTCGCCGTCGTGAAACCATTTTGA
- the hemE gene encoding uroporphyrinogen decarboxylase — protein sequence MAETRRKVIEVLNGKCLTPPPVWLMRQAGRYLPEYRATRVKAGSFLDLCYTPDLAVEVTLQPIRRYAFDAAILFSDILVIPDALHRNVRFEEGHGPRMDPIDADGIAGLKADDVLSHLTPVFETVSRLRRELPAETTLLGFCGAPWTVATYMIAGRGTPDQAPARLFAYRHPKAFEQLLAFLADVSADYLVEQIDAGADAVQIFDSWAGVLGEDEFARFAVEPVRRIVASVRARRPSAKIIAFAKGAGLLLKDYRRSTGADAIGLDWAVPLSFAAELQKDGPVQGNLDPMRVVAGGAAMERGIDRILDVLGNGPLIFNLGHGITPEADPENVAALVARVRGRG from the coding sequence GTGGCAGAGACACGTCGCAAAGTGATAGAGGTGTTGAACGGCAAATGCCTCACACCTCCACCCGTCTGGCTGATGCGCCAGGCCGGCCGCTATCTGCCGGAATATCGCGCTACGCGAGTGAAAGCCGGGAGCTTCCTCGATCTCTGTTATACGCCGGATCTCGCCGTGGAAGTGACGCTGCAGCCGATCCGGCGCTACGCCTTCGACGCTGCGATCCTCTTCTCCGATATTCTCGTCATTCCCGATGCGCTTCACCGGAACGTCCGTTTCGAGGAGGGCCACGGGCCACGGATGGATCCGATCGATGCGGACGGCATTGCGGGCCTCAAGGCCGATGACGTTTTGAGTCACCTCACTCCCGTCTTCGAAACCGTTTCGCGGCTCCGACGGGAATTGCCGGCGGAGACGACGCTGCTCGGTTTCTGTGGTGCGCCTTGGACGGTTGCGACCTACATGATCGCCGGTCGCGGCACACCTGACCAGGCACCCGCACGCCTTTTCGCCTACCGCCATCCGAAGGCTTTCGAGCAGCTTTTGGCCTTCCTGGCCGACGTTTCTGCCGACTACCTGGTCGAGCAGATCGATGCCGGCGCCGATGCGGTGCAGATCTTCGATTCCTGGGCGGGTGTCCTCGGCGAGGATGAGTTTGCGCGCTTTGCCGTCGAGCCGGTGCGGCGGATCGTTGCATCCGTGCGCGCCCGCCGCCCTTCGGCGAAGATCATCGCCTTTGCCAAGGGAGCCGGCCTGTTGCTCAAGGACTATCGCCGGTCGACCGGCGCCGACGCGATCGGGCTCGACTGGGCTGTGCCGCTGTCATTCGCTGCCGAATTGCAGAAGGACGGTCCGGTGCAGGGCAATCTCGACCCGATGCGGGTTGTTGCCGGCGGGGCGGCAATGGAGCGCGGCATCGATCGGATTCTCGACGTGCTCGGCAATGGACCGTTGATCTTCAATCTCGGCCACGGCATCACGCCTGAGGCCGACCCGGAGAACGTCGCCGCCCTCGTTGCGCGTGTTCGCGGGAGAGGGTGA